A region of the Pricia mediterranea genome:
CGTTCTTGTAATCGAGAATATAGAAATAGGTGCCTACGGGCAGTTTTCTATCGGCATCTACAGTAGCCCTTCCTTCAGAAGTGCCTTTGAACACGTTACCCCGTGTTCCATAGGCTTGCGTGCTATAGACCAACACGCCCCATCGGTTGTAAATACTGATGGAATTATCGGGATAGTTTTCGAGACCGTCGATCTTCAAGGTATCGTGAACTTGGTCATCGTTCGGGGTAATCACGTTGAAAACCTCGATCACATCTTCTTCTACGTTAGGGTCCAAATATTCCGGAATACCGTTGTCATTACTATCGTCATTGGCGTAATTGCCATCGTTGTTCAAATCCTCTTCGCTAGATGGAATACGATCACCGTCGTCATCGGTGTCCCTATAGTCGGGTGTGCCGTCATCGTCGGTATCCGGCAGCCCCTTAGTTAGGTTATTGATGTTATTACTGGTATCGAAGCCAGCGACTATCCATCCTTCATAAACATCGTCCAAGCCATCGCCATTTGCATCCAAGCCTAGTGGTAAGACATCGGGAATGCCGTCACGATCACGGTCGTGGCCTTCGATGTTGTCGGGTATGTTGTCATTGTCACTATCCTCGTCCACATAATCCGGAATACCATCGCCATCGGTATCCTCAGGAATAATCCTGGTGATTCCATTCTTATCGTTGGCGGAGTGGATTCCGGTGCCATTCTGTTGCATTCCGCTTGGTATTCCATAATCGTAGGTGGCCAGAGCCTCAAAAGTGTCAAGTATTCCGTCGTTATCGCTGTCGATATCCAAATAATCGGGAATACCGTCGTCGTCGGTATCGGTGGCGTCCGTAGTAGGATCATTATCGCTATCCAAATTCAAATCCTCAAAACTATCCGCGATACCGTCGTTGTCACTATCCAAGTCGATTCCCGCGGAATTCACCATCACGGTCACGGTCGCCGTGCTACAATTGCCGATGGCGTCGCAAAGTTCATAGCTAAAAGAATCATTCCCCAAGAATCCGCTGTCGGGCGTATAGGAAATACTATCGTCGGATGGATCGTTCGGCGTTTCTCCGTTGTTTAATAGGATATTTCCATTGGATGGATTTGTTACGGTCAGGGTTCCCAAAGATGGGACATCGTTGTCGTTCGTGAGGATATCGATATCCAAAGGCGAATTTTCGTTCGTTGTCACCAAATCATCAAGTACGTCCAAGATAGGAAGCACTGCGACGCTGACCGTGGCCGTACTACAATCGCCGAACGTATTACATAGCGTGTAATCAAAGGTATCGGGACCATTGTAATCGGGGTTCGGAATATAGGTCACGATATCGTCGGTCGGGTCGTTGGGAGTGCCATTATCGTCAAGGTTTACGTTGCCGTTGACGGGGCTGTCCGAAATCGTAAGGGACCCCGATATTGGAAGGTCGGAATCATTGCCATAGCTATCGACGACAACGGATTCATCTTCATTGACCGTAATCATATCGTCGACCAGATCAGCGGCCTCGTCCATACAGACCACGGTAAAATTGGGAAGATTTTTACTGTTGCCCGCTTTGGTTATGGTGGCGGTATATCGGACCACCGTTTGGGTCGCGATTACAGTGGGACTGGCGGGGTCGCCCGTAACAGTGGGACTCCAGTTCAGCGTCGCCCCCGGCGGTAACGGATTCGCCGAAACGTCCAAGGTCACCTCGTTGAATGGCGAATTACAATTGGTCAGGATAAAATATCCGGTAGCGTTCTGTCCGCAGTTCGTGCCATCATAGGTAGCGAAATAAACCCCTCTATCGGTCGCTTCATAGTACGAATTTGTACTCAAGACCGTACTTGTATCGGAAGCTTCGTACCAGCGCCAGTTCGAACGTGTGCCGTCGCTGTCATCCATGGGGGCCTGTAGCAAAAACTGGGCACTTCCGACGGCAAGCCCTAGAAAGGTAAAAATTGTGCTGAGGACGCGCTTTTTATATGTAGTGATGGATTTCAAATCTGTCGGTGTCGCTTTTAGTTTACTTGACTACGAAAACTACATTGATGAGGGAGTTGTAGTCGGCAGGCGGGTTGGTAACATCGTAGGTCATAACCCCGTTCGCATCTACGCTAATATTCGCAAAAACACCTGTGTCGTAATAGGTTACATAATAGTAGAGATCCCCTGCGGCATACGTCGGAATTGCGGCTGGTGCTCCCGTACTGGCGACCGCCGGCGTGGCATATTGGTTTGTGTACTCGGTGTATAGGTTCAAGGTACGGCCTGTTCCAGATGAGGACGCGTCCACCGCAATAGAAGGTGGATAGAAAATCCGCGCCGCCTTTGAAGTGATCGGGGCAATGGCCTGGATTACATCTTCGACCGTCGCTTCGTTCGCTCCGTCTCCATCTAAGTCTGTTGGGGTATCGGAATTTACTTCGGAGGCTGTTTGGTCGTCGGTGCCGTTATCATCCAAGCTGG
Encoded here:
- a CDS encoding gliding motility-associated C-terminal domain-containing protein, whose protein sequence is MKSITTYKKRVLSTIFTFLGLAVGSAQFLLQAPMDDSDGTRSNWRWYEASDTSTVLSTNSYYEATDRGVYFATYDGTNCGQNATGYFILTNCNSPFNEVTLDVSANPLPPGATLNWSPTVTGDPASPTVIATQTVVRYTATITKAGNSKNLPNFTVVCMDEAADLVDDMITVNEDESVVVDSYGNDSDLPISGSLTISDSPVNGNVNLDDNGTPNDPTDDIVTYIPNPDYNGPDTFDYTLCNTFGDCSTATVSVAVLPILDVLDDLVTTNENSPLDIDILTNDNDVPSLGTLTVTNPSNGNILLNNGETPNDPSDDSISYTPDSGFLGNDSFSYELCDAIGNCSTATVTVMVNSAGIDLDSDNDGIADSFEDLNLDSDNDPTTDATDTDDDGIPDYLDIDSDNDGILDTFEALATYDYGIPSGMQQNGTGIHSANDKNGITRIIPEDTDGDGIPDYVDEDSDNDNIPDNIEGHDRDRDGIPDVLPLGLDANGDGLDDVYEGWIVAGFDTSNNINNLTKGLPDTDDDGTPDYRDTDDDGDRIPSSEEDLNNDGNYANDDSNDNGIPEYLDPNVEEDVIEVFNVITPNDDQVHDTLKIDGLENYPDNSISIYNRWGVLVYSTQAYGTRGNVFKGTSEGRATVDADRKLPVGTYFYILDYKNGVGENKSLSGYLYINR